Proteins from a single region of Larus michahellis chromosome 13, bLarMic1.1, whole genome shotgun sequence:
- the UBE3B gene encoding ubiquitin-protein ligase E3B isoform X1 — translation MFSASQSSKAQFLDKARQAREERRELKERERAAVQIQALIRRFLCRCRLQREIRREAEDFFGANESGSSKRSALSIFRIARKLLFVFNHKEDKERFEKLCRCILNSMDVENEPKVWYVSLALSKDLTLLWIKQIKDILWFCCEFLKQLKPDILQDSRLVNLHLTMLVTFTDTSTWKILRGKGETLRPAMNHICANIMGHLNQKGFYSVLQILLTNGLARSRPSLSKGSLTAIFSLALRPVVAAQFSDNLLRSFLIHIMSVPAIMTHLATLTPERLAVIESHDLFRKFILYLSREAQCRDVCVCLEGSHTLCLLGNLVYLGSLNDKVLEEETAHFVGVLIHMLSYCQKYVSQKKSNLTHWHPVLGWFSQTVDYGLNESMPLLTKQLQHLWGVHMIRILFSDVLSKKLLENQEIAQLPTQPVSPQNSLPMKNLFKRAFQKSASVRNILKPVGGKRVDSAEVQKVCSICVLYQTTLTTLTQIRLQILTGLTYLDDLLPKLWAFICELGPQGGLKLFLECLNNDTEESKRLLAMLMLFCDCSRHLITILDDIEVYEEQISFKLEELVTISSFLNSFVFKMIWDGIVENARGETLELFHSVHGWLMVLYERDCRRRFAPEDHWLRKDLKPSVLFQELDKDKKRAQLLLQYIPHVIPHKNRVLLFRNMVTKEKEKLGLVETSSASPHVTHITIRRSRMLEDGYEQLRQLSQNAMKGVIRVKFVNDLGVDEAGIDQDGVFKEFLEEIIKKVFDPALNLFKTTSGDERLYPSPTSYIHENYLQLFEFVGKMLGKAVYEGIVVDVPFASFFLSQLLGHHHSVFYSSVDELPSLDSEFYKNLTSIKRYDGDISDLGLTLSYDEDVMGQLVCHELVPGGKTIPVTNENKISYIHLMAHFRMHTQIKSQTAALISGFRSIIKPEWIRMFSAPELQRLISGDNAEIDLEDLKKHTVYYGGFHGSHRVIIWLWDILANDFSPEERAMFLKFVTSCSRPPLLGFAYLKPPFSIRCVEVSDDQDTGDTLGSVLRGFFTIRKKEPGGRLPTSSTCFNLLKLPNYSKKSILREKLRYAISMNTGFELS, via the exons agatTTGAAAAGCTGTGCCGGTGTATTCTCAATAGTATGGATGTTGAGAATGAGCCCAAG GTGTGGTATGTGTCGCTGGCACTCTCCAAGGATCTCACGCTGTTATGGATCAAACAGATCAAAGacattttgtggttttgctgtgaATTTCTCAAGCAGCTTAAA CCTGACATCTTACAAGACTCCAGACTGGTCAATTTGCACCTCACAATGCTTGTCACCTTCACAGACACTTCTACGTGGAAGATCCTTCGAGGAAAAG GTGAAACCCTGAGGCCTGCCATGAACCACATCTGTGCAAACATCATGGGACATCTAAATCAGAAGGGATTTTATTCTGTGCTGCAG attttGCTAACTAATGGCTTGGCAAGATCCAGACCTTCCTTGTCCAAAGGCTCTTTGACTGCCATCTTCTCTCTTGCATTACG CCCTGTGGTTGCTGCGCAGTTTTCAGACAATCTGTTGAGGTCATTTCTGATCCATATCATGTCTGTGCCTGCTATAATGACTCATCTTGCTACTCTAACACCTGAG CGTCTGGCAGTGATAGAATCTCATGATCTTTTCCGCAAGTTCATCCTGTATTTAAGTCGTGAAGCACAATGCCGAGACGTCTGTGTGTGCCTGGAAGGAAGTCACACTCTTTGTTTGTTAG GTAATCTTGTATACTTGGGCTCCTTGAATGACAAAGTTCTTGAGGAGGAGACAGCTCATTTTGTGGGCGTGCTCATTCACATGCTCTCCTACTGCCAGAAGTACGTTTCACAAAAGAAATCCAACCTCACCCACTGGCATCCTGTTCTAGGCTGGTTTTCACAGACTGTGGATTATGG ATTGAATGAGTCCATGCCTCTGCTGACAAAGCAACTGCAGCATCTCTGGGGAGTCCATATGATCCGCATCCTCTTCAGTGATGTGCTCAGCAAGAAATTGCTGGAGAATCAGGAAATAGCTCAGCTGCCAACACAGCCGGTTTCCCCTCAGAACAGCCTTCCTATGAAGA ATCTTTTCAAGAGAGCTTTCCAGAAGTCTGCATCTGTCCGCAACATTCTCAAGCCTGTTGGGGGCAAGCGAGTGGACTCAGCAGAAGTGCAGAAGGTGTGCAGTATCTGTGTCCTGTACCAAACCACGCTTACAACGCTAACGCAGATCCGTCTGCAGATACTCACAG GCCTCACTTACCTGGATGATCTGTTGCCCAAATTATGGGCTTTTATCTGTGAGCTGGGACCACAGGGTGGGTTAAAACTCTTCTTGGAGTGCTTGAATAATGATACGGAGGAATCCAAGAGGCTCCTGGCCATGTTGATGCTCTTCTGTGACTGCTCCCGCCACCTTATCAC GATTCTTGATGACATAGAAGTCTATGAAGAGCAGATTTCATTCAAACTGGAAGAGCTTGTTACCATCTCATCTTTTCTGAATTCCTTTGTATTTAAGATGATCTGGGATGGAATTGTAG AGAACGCCAGAGGGGAGACCCTGGAGCTGTTTCATTCTGtccatggctggctcatggtcttGTATGAAAGGGACTGCCGCAGGCGTTTTGCTCCCGAGGACCACTGGTTACGCAA GGACCTCAAACCCAGCGTGCTCTTCCAGGAGCTGGACAAGGACAAGAAACGagcccagctgctcctgcagtACATCCCGCACGTCATTCCCCACAAGAAC agaGTGCTGCTTTTCCGAAATATGGTTacaaaggagaaggagaagctaGGGCTGGTCGAAACCAGCTCCGCATCGCCTCATGTCACGCACATCACTATCCGCCGCTCACGTATGCTGGAG GACGGATATGAACAGCTACGGCAGCTTTCCCAGAACGCCATGAAGGGAGTGATCAGAGTGAAGTTTGTGAATGATCTGGGTGTTGATGAGGCTGGTATTGATCAGGACGGTGTCTTCAAAGAGTTTCTGGAAGAGATAATAAAGAAGGTGTTTGACCCTGCACTCAACTTGTTCAAG ACAACCAGCGGTGATGAGAGGCTGTATCCATCCCCAACATCCTACATTCATGAGAACTACCTACAGCTCTTCGAGTTTGTGGGGAAGATGCTTGGGAAGGCCGTATATGAG GGAATAGTTGTGGATGTACcatttgcttccttctttttgAGTCAGCTACTTGGGCACCACCACAGTGTCTTCTACAGCTCCGTAGATGAACTTCCCTCCTTGGACTCTGAGTTCTATAAAAATCTCACTTCAATTAAG CGTTATGATGGTGACATCAGTGACTTGGGCTTAACGCTGTCCTACGATGAAGACGTGATGGGTCAG CTTGTTTGCCATGAACTTGTTCCTGGAGGGAAGACCATTCCCGTTACCAATGAAAATAA GATCAGCTACATCCATCTCATGGCTCACTTTCGGATGCACACACAAATCAAGAGTCAGACAGCAGCACTCATCAGTGGATTCAGGTCGATCATTAAGCCTGAATGGATTCGTATGTTTTCTGCACCAGAGTTGCAGCGGCTGATCTCCGGTGACAATGCTGAGATTGACCTCGAGGACTTAAA AAAACACACGGTGTACTACGGGGGTTTCCACGGGAGTCACCGGGTCATTATCTGGCTGTGGGACATCCTAGCCAACGACTTCAGCCCTGAGGAGAGAGCCATGTTTCTCAAG TTTGTTACCAGCTGCTCCAGGCCTCCACTTTTGGGCTTTGCCTACCTCAAGCCTCCTTTTTCCATCCGCTGCGTGGAAGTCTCTGATGATCAG GACACCGGTGACACGCTGGGCAGTGTCCTACGGGGCTTCTTCACAATCCGCAAGAAAGAGCCAGGTGGGCGTCTCCCAACCTCCTCTACATGTTTCAACCTCCTCAAGCTTCCCAACTACAGCAAGAAGAGCATCCTGCGGGAGAAGCTGCGCTACGCGATCAGCATGAACACTGGCTTCGAGCTGTCCTAG
- the UBE3B gene encoding ubiquitin-protein ligase E3B isoform X2 has protein sequence MFSASQSSKAQFLDKARQAREERRELKERERAAVQIQALIRRFLCRCRLQREIRREAEDFFGANESGSSKRSALSIFRIARKLLFVFNHKEDKERFEKLCRCILNSMDVENEPKVWYVSLALSKDLTLLWIKQIKDILWFCCEFLKQLKPDILQDSRLVNLHLTMLVTFTDTSTWKILRGKGETLRPAMNHICANIMGHLNQKGFYSVLQILLTNGLARSRPSLSKGSLTAIFSLALRPVVAAQFSDNLLRSFLIHIMSVPAIMTHLATLTPERLAVIESHDLFRKFILYLSREAQCRDVCVCLEGSHTLCLLGNLVYLGSLNDKVLEEETAHFVGVLIHMLSYCQKYVSQKKSNLTHWHPVLGWFSQTVDYGLNESMPLLTKQLQHLWGVHMIRILFSDVLSKKLLENQEIAQLPTQPVSPQNSLPMKNLFKRAFQKSASVRNILKPVGGKRVDSAEVQKVCSICVLYQTTLTTLTQIRLQILTGLTYLDDLLPKLWAFICELGPQGGLKLFLECLNNDTEESKRLLAMLMLFCDCSRHLITILDDIEVYEEQISFKLEELVTISSFLNSFVFKMIWDGIVENARGETLELFHSVHGWLMVLYERDCRRRFAPEDHWLRKDLKPSVLFQELDKDKKRAQLLLQYIPHVIPHKNRVLLFRNMVTKEKEKLGLVETSSASPHVTHITIRRSRMLEDGYEQLRQLSQNAMKGVIRVKFVNDLGVDEAGIDQDGVFKEFLEEIIKKVFDPALNLFKTTSGDERLYPSPTSYIHENYLQLFEFVGKMLGKAVYEGIVVDVPFASFFLSQLLGHHHSVFYSSVDELPSLDSEFYKNLTSIKRYDGDISDLGLTLSYDEDVMGQLVCHELVPGGKTIPVTNENKISYIHLMAHFRMHTQIKSQTAALISGFRSIIKPEWIRMFSAPELQRLISGDNAEIDLEDLKKHTVYYGGFHGSHRVIIWLWDILANDFSPEERAMFLKDTGDTLGSVLRGFFTIRKKEPGGRLPTSSTCFNLLKLPNYSKKSILREKLRYAISMNTGFELS, from the exons agatTTGAAAAGCTGTGCCGGTGTATTCTCAATAGTATGGATGTTGAGAATGAGCCCAAG GTGTGGTATGTGTCGCTGGCACTCTCCAAGGATCTCACGCTGTTATGGATCAAACAGATCAAAGacattttgtggttttgctgtgaATTTCTCAAGCAGCTTAAA CCTGACATCTTACAAGACTCCAGACTGGTCAATTTGCACCTCACAATGCTTGTCACCTTCACAGACACTTCTACGTGGAAGATCCTTCGAGGAAAAG GTGAAACCCTGAGGCCTGCCATGAACCACATCTGTGCAAACATCATGGGACATCTAAATCAGAAGGGATTTTATTCTGTGCTGCAG attttGCTAACTAATGGCTTGGCAAGATCCAGACCTTCCTTGTCCAAAGGCTCTTTGACTGCCATCTTCTCTCTTGCATTACG CCCTGTGGTTGCTGCGCAGTTTTCAGACAATCTGTTGAGGTCATTTCTGATCCATATCATGTCTGTGCCTGCTATAATGACTCATCTTGCTACTCTAACACCTGAG CGTCTGGCAGTGATAGAATCTCATGATCTTTTCCGCAAGTTCATCCTGTATTTAAGTCGTGAAGCACAATGCCGAGACGTCTGTGTGTGCCTGGAAGGAAGTCACACTCTTTGTTTGTTAG GTAATCTTGTATACTTGGGCTCCTTGAATGACAAAGTTCTTGAGGAGGAGACAGCTCATTTTGTGGGCGTGCTCATTCACATGCTCTCCTACTGCCAGAAGTACGTTTCACAAAAGAAATCCAACCTCACCCACTGGCATCCTGTTCTAGGCTGGTTTTCACAGACTGTGGATTATGG ATTGAATGAGTCCATGCCTCTGCTGACAAAGCAACTGCAGCATCTCTGGGGAGTCCATATGATCCGCATCCTCTTCAGTGATGTGCTCAGCAAGAAATTGCTGGAGAATCAGGAAATAGCTCAGCTGCCAACACAGCCGGTTTCCCCTCAGAACAGCCTTCCTATGAAGA ATCTTTTCAAGAGAGCTTTCCAGAAGTCTGCATCTGTCCGCAACATTCTCAAGCCTGTTGGGGGCAAGCGAGTGGACTCAGCAGAAGTGCAGAAGGTGTGCAGTATCTGTGTCCTGTACCAAACCACGCTTACAACGCTAACGCAGATCCGTCTGCAGATACTCACAG GCCTCACTTACCTGGATGATCTGTTGCCCAAATTATGGGCTTTTATCTGTGAGCTGGGACCACAGGGTGGGTTAAAACTCTTCTTGGAGTGCTTGAATAATGATACGGAGGAATCCAAGAGGCTCCTGGCCATGTTGATGCTCTTCTGTGACTGCTCCCGCCACCTTATCAC GATTCTTGATGACATAGAAGTCTATGAAGAGCAGATTTCATTCAAACTGGAAGAGCTTGTTACCATCTCATCTTTTCTGAATTCCTTTGTATTTAAGATGATCTGGGATGGAATTGTAG AGAACGCCAGAGGGGAGACCCTGGAGCTGTTTCATTCTGtccatggctggctcatggtcttGTATGAAAGGGACTGCCGCAGGCGTTTTGCTCCCGAGGACCACTGGTTACGCAA GGACCTCAAACCCAGCGTGCTCTTCCAGGAGCTGGACAAGGACAAGAAACGagcccagctgctcctgcagtACATCCCGCACGTCATTCCCCACAAGAAC agaGTGCTGCTTTTCCGAAATATGGTTacaaaggagaaggagaagctaGGGCTGGTCGAAACCAGCTCCGCATCGCCTCATGTCACGCACATCACTATCCGCCGCTCACGTATGCTGGAG GACGGATATGAACAGCTACGGCAGCTTTCCCAGAACGCCATGAAGGGAGTGATCAGAGTGAAGTTTGTGAATGATCTGGGTGTTGATGAGGCTGGTATTGATCAGGACGGTGTCTTCAAAGAGTTTCTGGAAGAGATAATAAAGAAGGTGTTTGACCCTGCACTCAACTTGTTCAAG ACAACCAGCGGTGATGAGAGGCTGTATCCATCCCCAACATCCTACATTCATGAGAACTACCTACAGCTCTTCGAGTTTGTGGGGAAGATGCTTGGGAAGGCCGTATATGAG GGAATAGTTGTGGATGTACcatttgcttccttctttttgAGTCAGCTACTTGGGCACCACCACAGTGTCTTCTACAGCTCCGTAGATGAACTTCCCTCCTTGGACTCTGAGTTCTATAAAAATCTCACTTCAATTAAG CGTTATGATGGTGACATCAGTGACTTGGGCTTAACGCTGTCCTACGATGAAGACGTGATGGGTCAG CTTGTTTGCCATGAACTTGTTCCTGGAGGGAAGACCATTCCCGTTACCAATGAAAATAA GATCAGCTACATCCATCTCATGGCTCACTTTCGGATGCACACACAAATCAAGAGTCAGACAGCAGCACTCATCAGTGGATTCAGGTCGATCATTAAGCCTGAATGGATTCGTATGTTTTCTGCACCAGAGTTGCAGCGGCTGATCTCCGGTGACAATGCTGAGATTGACCTCGAGGACTTAAA AAAACACACGGTGTACTACGGGGGTTTCCACGGGAGTCACCGGGTCATTATCTGGCTGTGGGACATCCTAGCCAACGACTTCAGCCCTGAGGAGAGAGCCATGTTTCTCAAG GACACCGGTGACACGCTGGGCAGTGTCCTACGGGGCTTCTTCACAATCCGCAAGAAAGAGCCAGGTGGGCGTCTCCCAACCTCCTCTACATGTTTCAACCTCCTCAAGCTTCCCAACTACAGCAAGAAGAGCATCCTGCGGGAGAAGCTGCGCTACGCGATCAGCATGAACACTGGCTTCGAGCTGTCCTAG
- the UBE3B gene encoding ubiquitin-protein ligase E3B isoform X4 — translation MFSASQSSKAQFLDKARQAREERRELKERERAAVQIQALIRRFLCRCRLQREIRREAEDFFGANESGSSKRSALSIFRIARKLLFVFNHKEDKERFEKLCRCILNSMDVENEPKVWYVSLALSKDLTLLWIKQIKDILWFCCEFLKQLKPDILQDSRLVNLHLTMLVTFTDTSTWKILRGKGETLRPAMNHICANIMGHLNQKGFYSVLQILLTNGLARSRPSLSKGSLTAIFSLALRPVVAAQFSDNLLRSFLIHIMSVPAIMTHLATLTPERLAVIESHDLFRKFILYLSREAQCRDVCVCLEGSHTLCLLGNLVYLGSLNDKVLEEETAHFVGVLIHMLSYCQKYVSQKKSNLTHWHPVLGWFSQTVDYGLNESMPLLTKQLQHLWGVHMIRILFSDVLSKKLLENQEIAQLPTQPVSPQNSLPMKNLFKRAFQKSASVRNILKPVGGKRVDSAEVQKVCSICVLYQTTLTTLTQIRLQILTGLTYLDDLLPKLWAFICELGPQGGLKLFLECLNNDTEESKRLLAMLMLFCDCSRHLITILDDIEVYEEQISFKLEELVTISSFLNSFVFKMIWDGIVENARGETLELFHSVHGWLMVLYERDCRRRFAPEDHWLRKDLKPSVLFQELDKDKKRAQLLLQYIPHVIPHKNRVLLFRNMVTKEKEKLGLVETSSASPHVTHITIRRSRMLEDGYEQLRQLSQNAMKGVIRVKFVNDLGVDEAGIDQDGVFKEFLEEIIKKVFDPALNLFKTTSGDERLYPSPTSYIHENYLQLFEFVGKMLGKAVYEGIVVDVPFASFFLSQLLGHHHSVFYSSVDELPSLDSEFYKNLTSIKRYDGDISDLGLTLSYDEDVMGQLVCHELVPGGKTIPVTNENKISYIHLMAHFRMHTQIKSQTAALISGFRSIIKPEWIRMFSAPELQRLISGDNAEIDLEDLKY, via the exons agatTTGAAAAGCTGTGCCGGTGTATTCTCAATAGTATGGATGTTGAGAATGAGCCCAAG GTGTGGTATGTGTCGCTGGCACTCTCCAAGGATCTCACGCTGTTATGGATCAAACAGATCAAAGacattttgtggttttgctgtgaATTTCTCAAGCAGCTTAAA CCTGACATCTTACAAGACTCCAGACTGGTCAATTTGCACCTCACAATGCTTGTCACCTTCACAGACACTTCTACGTGGAAGATCCTTCGAGGAAAAG GTGAAACCCTGAGGCCTGCCATGAACCACATCTGTGCAAACATCATGGGACATCTAAATCAGAAGGGATTTTATTCTGTGCTGCAG attttGCTAACTAATGGCTTGGCAAGATCCAGACCTTCCTTGTCCAAAGGCTCTTTGACTGCCATCTTCTCTCTTGCATTACG CCCTGTGGTTGCTGCGCAGTTTTCAGACAATCTGTTGAGGTCATTTCTGATCCATATCATGTCTGTGCCTGCTATAATGACTCATCTTGCTACTCTAACACCTGAG CGTCTGGCAGTGATAGAATCTCATGATCTTTTCCGCAAGTTCATCCTGTATTTAAGTCGTGAAGCACAATGCCGAGACGTCTGTGTGTGCCTGGAAGGAAGTCACACTCTTTGTTTGTTAG GTAATCTTGTATACTTGGGCTCCTTGAATGACAAAGTTCTTGAGGAGGAGACAGCTCATTTTGTGGGCGTGCTCATTCACATGCTCTCCTACTGCCAGAAGTACGTTTCACAAAAGAAATCCAACCTCACCCACTGGCATCCTGTTCTAGGCTGGTTTTCACAGACTGTGGATTATGG ATTGAATGAGTCCATGCCTCTGCTGACAAAGCAACTGCAGCATCTCTGGGGAGTCCATATGATCCGCATCCTCTTCAGTGATGTGCTCAGCAAGAAATTGCTGGAGAATCAGGAAATAGCTCAGCTGCCAACACAGCCGGTTTCCCCTCAGAACAGCCTTCCTATGAAGA ATCTTTTCAAGAGAGCTTTCCAGAAGTCTGCATCTGTCCGCAACATTCTCAAGCCTGTTGGGGGCAAGCGAGTGGACTCAGCAGAAGTGCAGAAGGTGTGCAGTATCTGTGTCCTGTACCAAACCACGCTTACAACGCTAACGCAGATCCGTCTGCAGATACTCACAG GCCTCACTTACCTGGATGATCTGTTGCCCAAATTATGGGCTTTTATCTGTGAGCTGGGACCACAGGGTGGGTTAAAACTCTTCTTGGAGTGCTTGAATAATGATACGGAGGAATCCAAGAGGCTCCTGGCCATGTTGATGCTCTTCTGTGACTGCTCCCGCCACCTTATCAC GATTCTTGATGACATAGAAGTCTATGAAGAGCAGATTTCATTCAAACTGGAAGAGCTTGTTACCATCTCATCTTTTCTGAATTCCTTTGTATTTAAGATGATCTGGGATGGAATTGTAG AGAACGCCAGAGGGGAGACCCTGGAGCTGTTTCATTCTGtccatggctggctcatggtcttGTATGAAAGGGACTGCCGCAGGCGTTTTGCTCCCGAGGACCACTGGTTACGCAA GGACCTCAAACCCAGCGTGCTCTTCCAGGAGCTGGACAAGGACAAGAAACGagcccagctgctcctgcagtACATCCCGCACGTCATTCCCCACAAGAAC agaGTGCTGCTTTTCCGAAATATGGTTacaaaggagaaggagaagctaGGGCTGGTCGAAACCAGCTCCGCATCGCCTCATGTCACGCACATCACTATCCGCCGCTCACGTATGCTGGAG GACGGATATGAACAGCTACGGCAGCTTTCCCAGAACGCCATGAAGGGAGTGATCAGAGTGAAGTTTGTGAATGATCTGGGTGTTGATGAGGCTGGTATTGATCAGGACGGTGTCTTCAAAGAGTTTCTGGAAGAGATAATAAAGAAGGTGTTTGACCCTGCACTCAACTTGTTCAAG ACAACCAGCGGTGATGAGAGGCTGTATCCATCCCCAACATCCTACATTCATGAGAACTACCTACAGCTCTTCGAGTTTGTGGGGAAGATGCTTGGGAAGGCCGTATATGAG GGAATAGTTGTGGATGTACcatttgcttccttctttttgAGTCAGCTACTTGGGCACCACCACAGTGTCTTCTACAGCTCCGTAGATGAACTTCCCTCCTTGGACTCTGAGTTCTATAAAAATCTCACTTCAATTAAG CGTTATGATGGTGACATCAGTGACTTGGGCTTAACGCTGTCCTACGATGAAGACGTGATGGGTCAG CTTGTTTGCCATGAACTTGTTCCTGGAGGGAAGACCATTCCCGTTACCAATGAAAATAA GATCAGCTACATCCATCTCATGGCTCACTTTCGGATGCACACACAAATCAAGAGTCAGACAGCAGCACTCATCAGTGGATTCAGGTCGATCATTAAGCCTGAATGGATTCGTATGTTTTCTGCACCAGAGTTGCAGCGGCTGATCTCCGGTGACAATGCTGAGATTGACCTCGAGGACTTAAA GTATTGA